A region of Carassius auratus strain Wakin chromosome 41, ASM336829v1, whole genome shotgun sequence DNA encodes the following proteins:
- the LOC113060203 gene encoding uncharacterized protein LOC113060203 produces MDSAISKSTQSLTTAEDMRNQTKLIMQPYANWEEYLTPAPLSIAILGELVFISSSTDFSINKKPPEGGFKFIRYSDSFRACLMQVCNSGWWAFNEAHTSMDQIRLHTAQVPNYMKTAVKILFQGNDEVVQAHLPNQLDNIRVIADDCLKLSDVAKMRFTDVINIIQELLEACTNSKHLYGKEMEEVKKKLEEIKLREQSAQEMKNRSEKAVRAIKKELDQANENYRNALDSLPNGWEMIGMDLVNGITQSVTDLMNGVTSIVTQPINLIPSAKTPISDAMGRIKDQGKSSDLVAEINVYSKSAEILNCAQTIQQILNVNSKDDDIDWTKLYDQKHETTNTDFIAKQFERIDDTLKNISDCSAKTQAEKLCKDGTKICNQLAKYAPDGKCDKVKSTEIIKEVLDLIKSAQIFDCKSKDITNSPAICPKPPMMYKEENKSQNMSVSQKATENARFKIVQTRAQLDKTSETYEKCLENLERNQKELTDILATMRNCELKEIDFKTTINMLIKGMDAMGRVKEQWEKMVQFFQIVSSIVKTNLSTNLINFVSTSAETRALSYNAKLFSKDLLYTQAFQACNIASLVHMISGTYTDVSSKYLMDRVSSLGKLMAMDTSKPEFEHERKLLQKGCDEARKGIKSLVQKNKEEYDHKSTARLKRIDQELLAILPAAPPEQTKSIQEVVQAVFNEEEAKDYI; encoded by the coding sequence ATGGATTCTGCAATCTCAAAATCTACTCAAAGCCTTACAACTGCTGAGGACATGAGGAACCAAACCAAACTTATAATGCAGCCTTATGCCAACTGGGAAGAGTATCTGACTCCAGCACCTCTATCCATAGCCATCCTGGGAGAGCTGGTTTTCATCTCTTCCTCAACAGATTTCTCTATCAATAAAAAACCTCCTGAAGGTGGTTTTAAATTCATCAGATATTCTGATTCCTTTCGCGCTTGCCTCATGCAAGTGTGTAACTCTGGTTGGTGGGCATTTAATGAGGCCCATACAAGCATGGATCAGATTCGCCTCCATACTGCCCAAGTTCCAAATTACATGAAGACAGCTGTGAAGATTCTGTTCCAAGGCAATGATGAAGTTGTTCAAGCACATCTTCCTAATCAGCTAGACAATATCAGAGTAATTGCAGATGACTGTCTTAAAttgtctgatgttgctaaaatgcGTTTCACTGATGTCATTAATATCATCCAAGAGCTGCTAGAAGCATGTACAAATTCCAAGCACCTTTATGGGAAAGAGATGGAAGAAGTCAAGAAGAAATTAGAAGAGATCAAACTGAGGGAGCAGTCAGCTCAAGAGATGAAGAATAGGTCTGAGAAGGCAGTGAGAGCCATAAAGAAGGAACTGGATCAGGCTAATGAGAACTACAGGAATGCTCTGGATTCTCTCCCTAATGGATGGGAAATGATTGGAATGGATCTTGTAAATGGAATAACACAGAGCGTTACAGACCTGATGAATGGAGTGACATCTATTGTTACTCAGCCAATTAATTTGATACCTTCTGCAAAAACACCGATATCTGATGCTATGGGACGCATTAAAGATCAAGGAAAGTCTAGTGATTTGGTAGCTGAAATAAACGTGTATAGTAAGTCAGCTGAAATTTTAAATTGTGCTCAGACTATCCAGCAAATATTGAATGTCAATAGTAAGGATGATGACATTGACTGGACAAAATTGTATGATCAAAAGCACGAAACTACAAACACGGATTTCATAGCAAAACAGTTTGAAAGAATCGATGACACTTTAAAGAATATCTCTGACTGCTCAGCAAAGACACAAGCTGAGAAGTTATGCAAAGATGGCACAAAAATATGCAACCAGCTTGCAAAATATGCACCTGATGGCAAGTGTGACAAAGTCAAAAGTACTGAGATAATAAAAGAGGTCTTGGATCTGATCAAGTCAGCTCAAATTTTTGATTGCAAAAGTAAAGACATCACAAATTCTCCAGCTATTTGTCCTAAGCCACCAATGATGTATAAAGAAGAAAACAAGTCTCAGAATATGAGTGTCTCTCAGAAGGCCACAGAGAATGCACGATTCAAGATAGTACAGACCCGAGCTCAGCTGGACAAGACAAGCGAGACCTATGAAAAGTGTCTGGAGAACCTAGAGAGGAACCAGAAGGAACTAACAGACATCCTGGCTACTATGAGAAATTGTGAACTGAAAGAGATTGACTTTAAAACTACCATAAATATGCTGATCAAAGGAATGGATGCCATGGGGAGAGTAAAGGAGCAGTGGGAGAAGATGGTTCAATTCTTTCAGATAGTTTCCAGCATTGTGAAAACTAACCTGAgcacaaatctcataaactttgTCTCCACATCAGCGGAAACACGAGCCCTCTCCTACAATGCAAAACTTTTCTCAAAAGATCTGCTCTACACCCAAGCTTTCCAAGCCTGTAACATCGCTAGTCTGGTCCACATGATCTCTGGAACATACACAGATGTTTCCAGCAAGTACCTGATGGACCGTGTCAGTTCACTGGGCAAACTGATGGCCATGGATACAAGTAAACCAGAATTTGAGCATGAGCGAAAACTGCTCCAGAAAGGCTGTGATGAGGCACGGAAAGGGATTAAAAGCCTTGTACAGAAGAATAAAGAGGAGTATGACCATAAGAGCACTGCAAGACTAAAAAGGATTGATCAAGAATTGCTTGCCATTCTACCTGCCGCTCCTCCAGAACAAACCAAGAGTATTCAAGAGGTTGTTCAAGCTGTATTCAATGAGGAAGAAGCAAAAGACTACATCTGA